The Terriglobia bacterium DNA window CACCGGCGGCAGACGATCGGACAAGCAGGCCCGACGCAGCATGTGACTCCGCGTTGGGCCTTTGCTCTTCGCGCCTTTCGTAGACGCTGGTCCGCAGTTCCGCCCGGTGCTACGATTTCTCCGCATAGGCGCCACCATGACCAGTCGTCTCCGCGTCGGCGCGATACTTCTGCTGCTGGGATTCGCTTTCGCCGAAGTCACCTCCGCGCAGCAGTGGGTCGAGGTCAAGTCTCCGCACTTTTCGGTTCTCACCGACGCCGGCGAGAAACGCGGCCGCGAAGTCGCCGGGCGCTTCGAACAAATGCGCGCTGCCTTCGGGCTGCTGTTCCAGCGCATGAGGGTCAGCCTCCCCGTGCCGCTGCAGATCATCGCCTTCCGCCGCTCCAACGAGCTGCGCGACTTCGCGCCCATCTGGAAGGACAAGCCGGTGGCGCTCGACGGCTTCTTCCTGGCCGGCGAAGACCGGAATTTCATCGCCATGGATCTCTCTTCCGGCAATTGGGCCATCGTGTTTCACGAATACGCACACCTGCTGATGAACGGAAACCTGCCAGCCACGCCCCTCTGGTACGACGAAGGCTTTGCCGAGTACTGCTCCACGCTGGTGGTGGGCAACAAGCAGGTCGAATTCGGCCGCATGGCGAAGGGTCGCGCCCAGGTGCTCTACGACAGCCCTTGGATGCATGTTGGAGACCTGTTCAGCGTCAGCCGCAACTCGCGCGAGTACAACGAGGGCGACCGCCGCTCCGTCTTTTATGCGCAATCCGCGCTGGTCGTAAATTACCTCATGGGCAACCGCAAGAACCGGCAGTTGGTCAGCTACCTGCACCTCACGCAGGAGGAACACGTCTCCGTGATCCAGGCGATCAAGCAGGCCTTCGGCATGGAGCCGAAGGAATTCGATCGCACCCTGCGCGACTATTTCCGTGCTGGACATTACAACTATTTCGTCACGGCCGCGCCCGCGGGTTTCGCCGCCGGGCCGTTCCAGTCGCGCAAGCTCGACGAGATCGAGTGGCAGACCGTGCTCGCCGACCTCCACTTCCATTCCACGGACCACCGCGACCAGGGCGTCGCCGAGTTCCGCCGCATCCTTGAGAAGCAGCCCGACAACACGGCGGCCAACCGCGGTCTTGGTTATGCCTACCTGCTGCAGAACGATTTCGAGCGCGCCGCGCTGCACTTCCGCCGCGCTGCCCGCGACTCGCAAGACCCGCGCGTTCACTACCTGAATGCGTTGCTGGCCAGCCGGCGCGGCGTCACCGCCAAACTTTCGGCCGATGAAGTGGCATCGCTGCGCCGCGAGCTGCAAACCGCCATCGCGCTGGATCCCAATTTCGCCGACACCTACAACCTGCTGGCCTTCGCCGACTCCACGGCCGACAATCTCGAGGCCGCGCTCGCCAACATGCGCAAGGCCATCGAGTTGGATCCGCGCAACCTGATGTACCAGGCCAATCTGGCGCGCTTCGAGATGGCGGCCCAGCACTGGGATGCGGCCGAGAAGATATGGAACACGCTGTTGACTAGCGATGACGCGGAAATCACGCGCCAGGCCGGCGATGGCCTGAACGAAGTTGCCGGACACCGCTTTACCACTGCGCAGAATGTCGCCGCGCCGCAAGAGCAGGACGCCGCGGTTTCCGCGCCGCCCACGCCGCAGCGCGAATCCACCACCGGCGCCCAACCCGAGGAACCGCCGCCCATCAACCCTCCGCCGCCACAGCAGAGCATCCGCTTCATCAAAGGCAAATTGATCAGCGTGAACTGCACCGAGCAGTCCGGCGCCGTGCTCAGCGTCCGAGCCGGCGCCAAAGACCTCCTGATGTTCACCCGCGATATCAAGCGCGTGCTCCTGATCGGGGTAGACACCTTCTCCTGCGACTGGAAGGACCGCAGGGTCTCCATCAACTACCGCCTCAAGCCCGACGGCCGCGGCGAAATTGTCTCGCTGGAACTGGATTAGATATGGCGAATTGCGAGGCGCCCGAATACTATGAGCCAGCCGAAATACAAAATGCTTGGTTTTTCGCGAATGCGGGCACTAATCGCCGCGTACTTTGTCGTCGTTCTGTCTGTGCTCGCCGTCGCCCCTGATGGCGCCGCCCAGACCGCCGAAGAATCGGATGTCGCGGTACTCGACCACATACTGAATAAGACATTTCCGCGAGGCTGGGCCCCAGAAGATCTTTCGCAATTGCGAGCCGTTCGTGACCACTGTCGTGCAGAGCCCTCCCGCAGCTTGCCGGCTTTACTCGAAGGGTTGCACAAACTCAATGCCGCGGAACGTGGTTTCGCGGAGCGCAAGCAGGGTGCATTATTGGAATACAGCGTTGACCATAAGCGTGATTTGCTCCTGAAAACCAACGTCATGTTCGTTGTGGCTGGTTGCTATACGGCGGGGAGTCCGGAACAAAGAAAGCAAACTTTAGCCGAATTCTCCGAATCCTTGACCGCAGTGACCGTTGCCGCGGATATGGACAGCTACGTTTCATGGGCTGTGTTCTCGATCGGTCCGGACGCGATGCCAATCGCACTGACGTGGGCTGCGTCAGAAGATGACCGGGCTCGATGCCACACGCAGTCCAGCCTCAACTCCGTCGGCGAAAAAGCCAAGAGCGGTCCTCCCAAACTCGATTGTCACGCCTCCCGGGCGCAGCAACAGATTCGGTTGCAGAACTGGGTACGGTGGTGGGAATCGAGGAATGACAAGGCCGCTTTGCTTCAGACCCCGAGCTTCATTGACGAAGGAAAGACGACCAATTACTGATTCGCACGGCTCGGCGCCACGCGGTCGGCACGGGCTTTCGGTTTGGCCCCACCGCGCTCCCCAACCAACTCGCCCTTCACTGCGTCCTTCCGTGCGGTGAACGCGTACACCGCAAGCATGACGATCTGCGGGTCCACCGGATGCCGATAGCGAATGTGCGGCCGCGTGAAGTAGTACACGAAGGGAATGGTCACCAGGGCGGCAACGAACAGCCAGCGCGTATCCAGCCCTTCGCGAAACGCGCGCCGCAGCCCGATGATCATCAGCACTGTCAGCCCGGTGCAGAACGCGACCAGCGCGGGATCGAAGGGCTCCTCGGGATCGAACGGTTCGTGGATCGGATGATCCGGAGTTCCCCAAAATTCCGTCCAAGTGTACGCAAATCGCCGCTGCGTTTGCCTCGCTACCCAGCCCGGATGCCCGCTGATGAACTCGATTGCCTGCCTTCGTTTCACTTCCATGTACTTGGTTTCGCCCAGGCGGCGATATTGCTCGCCTTCGACCTCGCTGGACGACGGGTATGCGGCTCGGTTGGTCCAGAATGACTCGTCGCCGTTGTTCGCGATCCAGACCTCGGACCAGAAGTTGTTGCGCATGGGAACAAAGCGCCCGAAGACGCGGTAATTCCTCACCTGCCAGGGAGTCATCACCACCACCACCGCCAAGCACGCCATGGCGGCTCTCCAGAACCACCTCTGACCTCGCCGGAACCGCCGGTAGCACGCGTACGCCACCAGGAACGGAAACACGGTCGCCACCGGCGGACTGGTCACCACGGTGAATCCCGCGAACAGGCCGAACCCAGTCCATTCGGCCACGCTGCTGGAAACTTCCAGGCGCAATGTCCACCAGAACATCACGGCGAGCAGGAAGGTCGCCATGCAGGAGTTCCAGATCATCGTCGCCGAAATCAGGATGGCGTACGGAAACAGCGCCCACACCCAGATGGACACCTTGGCGGTGCTCGGCCCAAAGCATTTTCGCGCGATGAAAAACACCGGAATGCAGGTTAGCGCCGAGAACAATACGTTCAGCGACAGCAGGATGATCGCGGAAGCGCTCGAATAGATGCCAAACACCTTGAACACGCCCGCGACCATGTAGGTATGGATCGGGGGCATCATCCCCGTGGGGCCGGTTCCCGCAAACAGCGGATCGCTGAATCCCTTGCCGGTCACGATGGAGCGCGCGATGCGGCCGGTTTCGTAGCCGAAGGCCCAGTGATCGTTCGCCGGCTTCAGTTGGTCGCGATAGAGGAACCCGACCACCACCATGCGCAGGGCCAGCGCCACCAGCACGGCAAGCCAGAGCGTGCGGTGCGCGTCGATTGCGTCTTTCCTTGCCGGCAATGGTTTGGTTTCAGTGAAGGCTACGTCCATGGAGGGCAGAAAAAAACTACCACACTTGCCGCGCCCATGAAAAACCCTCCCGGCAAGGCCGAGAGGGTGAGATCCGGGCATCCCCCGTGGTGCTTTGGAAATCGCGCTATCCGCGGACGACGTTTCCCGCCTGGAATCCTTTCGGCCCCTTCAAGAGGTCGAATTCCACCGTTTCTCCCTCATTGAGCGTGCGATAACCGTTTTCCTGGATGGCGGAGAAATGCACGAAGACATCCTCCCCGGTGGATCGCTGAATGAAGCCATACCCCTTGGCTCCATTGAACCATTTCACTGTACCCTTCTCTCTCACAACTGCACTCCTTTCGCCTCAGCACAGGTAAGT harbors:
- a CDS encoding glycosyltransferase family 39 protein, giving the protein MPARKDAIDAHRTLWLAVLVALALRMVVVGFLYRDQLKPANDHWAFGYETGRIARSIVTGKGFSDPLFAGTGPTGMMPPIHTYMVAGVFKVFGIYSSASAIILLSLNVLFSALTCIPVFFIARKCFGPSTAKVSIWVWALFPYAILISATMIWNSCMATFLLAVMFWWTLRLEVSSSVAEWTGFGLFAGFTVVTSPPVATVFPFLVAYACYRRFRRGQRWFWRAAMACLAVVVVMTPWQVRNYRVFGRFVPMRNNFWSEVWIANNGDESFWTNRAAYPSSSEVEGEQYRRLGETKYMEVKRRQAIEFISGHPGWVARQTQRRFAYTWTEFWGTPDHPIHEPFDPEEPFDPALVAFCTGLTVLMIIGLRRAFREGLDTRWLFVAALVTIPFVYYFTRPHIRYRHPVDPQIVMLAVYAFTARKDAVKGELVGERGGAKPKARADRVAPSRANQ
- a CDS encoding cold-shock protein; this encodes MREKGTVKWFNGAKGYGFIQRSTGEDVFVHFSAIQENGYRTLNEGETVEFDLLKGPKGFQAGNVVRG